The genomic region ACCAAAAGGGAGTCACAACAGAATATCGTTACAATGTGAATCCCACTGGATTTATGAATACAAAACTAGGCTAAACGAGGAATTTAATTACACTACCTCAATTATGTAATCTATTCTAGGTATTCCCTACattgtatattctatattttggCGTAACCTTCAATAAGTAACTAAGGTCTCaccttaatattgttggataatttttccaaatgatttaacatttttgcataaacttttatttatatatatatatatatatatatatatatatatatattaaatatacaaaatatatcaatatatcaaaaatatcCAATTATTACAAGttaaaatttttttaataatattaaatcatttttaaagtttattaaaaaatgtgtAACCATTTGGAGATTGTATTCAACAATATCAAATGCAGGcttaaattcctttttaatttgaaattatttttaactCTTTATCTTTTGTAGAAAAATATTCTTTGCATTAGTTTGTAGTAATGTATTTGCAGTTATAATTATCTTTCACTTTAGTAATAGGTTTCCCCCCTCTCTCGAAGTCGTTACTACCAGTTCTCTTATGGTCCATGAAGTGCAGGTTTGATGTCACCGTATGTGTACCAACTTACATTACCTACTTACCTTCTTTTGTGTGACTGGGTGAAGATGTCCATTTTCTGGCTACATAGTGACTTCTAGTGATTTTTATTTGAGACAAGCACATTTTTAATAAGAAtcgagcagtttaaccccttaaggacacatgacatgtctgacacgtcatgattcccttttattccagaagtttggtccttaaggggttaaactaacatGGTAAATGCCGAAAGCTGACACATTCTTGTGATTTTTCTCCAAAGTGGAactttttaagtattttaaataaaagtaaagttTTACTATTATCCACTATCCCCTTTATACCCATTTAATGGTGCAgttataattataatttattgCATTTCACTGTATGGCTTTTACATTCTTTTTTATCTCTCTTTACTTTTCAATAATGCAGacttgtatttttatttgcaGTTGATGTGCTAACCGAAAATCCCAAGCCAGTGAAAGTGGGTGAAAAGGTAACTTTAACTTGCACGCTGCAAAAAAAGGATTATAAAGCTAGGTTAGTAACATGGAAAAGGACTATAAAAGACAAAGATGTCACTCTGGGCACGTTCTCTGCTGTGAATAGAGAAATGATCGTAAATCAGTATAAAGACATTTTGAGTATCACCACTCCAGGCCTTTATAGCACGGCCATCACAATATGGAAAGCCACACTCGGTGATGAAGGAAATTACAAATGCCTTTTCAGTGTTTTTGGAGCTTCATTAATGGAGAAAAACATCTTTCTTTCTGTGTACGGTAAGAAATGTTCCATTTTTAAAAACGTACTTTATATAAGATTTCCTAGAGAGATACGTATAGCACTTCTCACATCACTATTACATTAATTGGGaattaatgtgtttattttttacaatataaTTTGATCCTGACAATAAATCCATGCAGTGCATATTCCTCCAGCCAAGGTGGCAACGTTTTTTATGTGGCAGAACAAAAActcagagagacacagaggaccAGTGACATCATAAATTACAAATATGGAATTGTTTTGTTTCTAGAACCCCCTCTACGGCATTACGTTTTCCTTATGCATGTTTCACTGttgtgtatttttaatgtttggtatatatttttttaaaatagcaaCTAGACATCTATTGCTTCCCAGTCACTATTAAAATAAAGCGGAACCTGACACTGGGGGCTCAACATTGAATAATTAGGGATGAAAAAGTAATTGTTcagccctttcccccccccaatGAACAGCAGTTGGGGGCTCAATTAATTAGAAACTGCCCCCCCACCCGCCCCATGGCAGgtatggactgtaatataataaacaGAGGGACATAGTGTTCCTTCAGTCCCCAGTTGATGGGTGGAATATAAATAATCATGGAAGGGAAGCATCCTCCAGCCCCCACCGATGGGTGGCACATGGGggctattttaaaatgaatacagAGGTAGACATGTTATTATCAATCCCCTTACAATAAAGGTTGGACATGCCATTTcccacccccaaaaggtaagcccACTATATAGCCCCCTGGATCTCCCTGGGAGGCTAGGAGTCCCCAAGCTCCTAGCAATGCcctgacaattaaaaaaaaaatctgcataccTACCTCACCGTAATAATTGTGAGGTGGACAACTTAAATAAAATACTTGTAAAATAAAAGGTAATACTTGACATcagtcttctttcttcttaaatCTTTATTACAGCCCCACTAACAGCTAAATAAATATCTATTAATTACTAttaaacccccccccaaaaaaaacgaataagcaaaaaacaaaacaaaatgcataaaCATTAAGACAAGTCTCACTTTTCTTTAACATCACACTCCTTTTGAACCTTTCTAGCAATCCTTCATTACACTAATGAGGGTATCGAATTGACCCCCATACAGCACTGCATTTTTTCTGcaagctaacaaggcatttgcaaaAACACCACCCCAAATGCCTCTGCAGATGTCTTGTTAGTTTTGTGTCAtcgggggcccaagagctggccagtTGGCCACCTTATGCCCCCTGCCCGAGGTGGGCGGCCATGTGTATTGcaggtgggcggcgagggagatCTCATCTCTGTGCTCTTCTTGCTCACTTGCTCCTGCTGGATTGGGCCTGCTTGCCTGCTTGAACTCCAAGACAGGATCTGCACTGGACCCAAGTGAAAAAAAATCCACTCcatctctcccaaaggtagggaggctgagtgaaCTTATAATTTGTAAGTgtctgagaaaatgtgtgtgtgtctgtctgtcagtgaatgtgtgtgtctgtgagtgtgtgtctattagtgagagtgtgtgtgtgcatctcttgtctgtcagtgaatgtgtctgtccatggatgtgtgtgtctgtcagtgaatgtgtgtgtgtatgctggtagatgtctgtcagtgagtgtgtgtaactgaGTAAGTGTGTGGCTGTCAATGTCTGGCtgccaatgaatgtgtgtgtggctgtcagtgtctatctgtcagtgagtgcatgtgtctataagtgaatgtatatgtgtatgtcagtgtgtgcttgtcagtgagtgtatctgagtgagtgtgtttgtcaatgagtatgtgtctgagtgagtaagtgtctgtctgtctgtcagtgaatgtatgtgtgtctgtgagtgtgtatgtctgagtgagtggctatcagtgagtgtgtttgtgtgtgtgtgtctgtcagtgtgtcaaatcagtgaggatgtgcgtgtgtcttttagtgtgtgtcatagtgtgtctgtcagcaagtgtatatcagtgtatgtgtgtgagggcgtGTGATGGCCAATCAAAGTGCGTGCAGGTTTTAAGCAGGAAAAGGTGCTGCCTTAAAAGGATGGGGTAAGGCAAATTCAGATTAGAGGGACAGCACAaaactaaaatacaccactgccccatAAGATTTTTCTAACTTCTTGTCTACAGGCTGCTAATGCAAAAGGCATCTATCAACAACTTGTCAAATCTGATGAGGCATTTTTTTGAAATGGCATTAAATCAACTCActcaatatttttaatttaatatttaggtATCAGCTTTAGTTTTCAACAGTTGTAAGATTGTGATAAGCCTTTAACGGCAGTAATTAAATCAATCTGAACCATTACATGACTTGTAAGAGAGCTGATAGACTGACAGTTACAGTGCCCAGTTCTAATTAAATGGAGGTCATAGAtagatgcatacatacatagatgtAAAGGTATGTTTGTAATGTAGGGATGGATTGAAAAAACCCATACAAATAGGACACAGGTTTGATGGTAAAACATAAAAAGTGcttttttaatttgtaatataatttttttctgtcATAGACAGGCTACTCCAAATTCTGTTTCATTAATATCTGTTAAAATTCTGGAGCCACAGATGGGTTTGATAGCAGCAGTCATCTTGTTGTAACacagaatatttattttatgttatagagCCTGTAAAAGGATCACTAACAAAATACAACGAGACATCTAACTCCTTCACGGTTATGTGTGTCACATCTAGTTGGCCTGTTGCGGAAGTATCTTGGTTTGGAGTAGGAACGAATAATAAAAATGGAACCCACATGGAGGCAACAAACGGAACAGCAACTCTTACAAAATGGATAGTTCTGGACGCTAAAAGCAAAAGTGAAGTAACCGAAAAACTAGAGTGCAGAGTCCATCATATGGGGAATAATACCATATTTAAACTACCACGTAAGTCCTTCACTGTTTGTCTCAATGAATTAAATTGATGTAAAAAGTCTATCACAGGGATAACGTCCCTTTTGGATACAACCCGTCCCCCACACCAGTCACCTGTTGTTCTCAACATATCACAAGCATGCCCCCACCAGTCCCAGTTCCTCACTATATTGCTGTATTGCTTTCATTAATTCGATACTTCAAGTTTGTAAACTTGACCAAAAAATGCAGATGCAAGAAATGATATAGACTGAGTTAGCTTGATATTTTAACTTCCCATGGGTCTTTTATCAATTGGTATTTCGGGTGGTATTTTGTGTATCGATCATTCTCGCATCCTCTGCCAGAGGCCTATGAGTCTGAGGGTTCTATGCAGACACTCTTAGACACTCTTCTGTACAGatatctcagatgtcccacctggaatctgctgaagccactctTCCAACTTGGGGTTTACAGCCCGAGTGCTCCCATCACAACTACTTCTACCTTCACTTTtgacatcctttctagctcctctttcagtccGTGGTATTTTTCCACCTTCTTGTGTACCGTCTACTTGGTGTTATAGTTACTGGGTATTGCAACATCCACCGCCACTGTAGTCATCTGTTTCTTGTCTACCACCATGATGTTGGGTTGGTTGGCCAGGGCATGCTTGTCTATCTGGGTATGGAAGTTCCACAGGATCTTAGATTATTTTCAACTACCCTTTCTCTTATTTCCCATCAAAATTTAAGCAGGTCCATCTaatattctgtgcagatatttTGGTATACAATCCCAGCATTTGTTTGTGCTTCTCAGTGTATTCTGTTCCTGCTAACACCTTGCACCTGGCTGCTGTGTTCTGTATTTTCTCTGAGGCCATTTAGTACAGagtgcaccttgggtcttgtctGGAGTGGTAGACCCCCACTTCTGTTGACTGTTCCTATGCTGCAAGTATTACTGCCTTAGTGCTgtcttacagtgtgtgtatgtgtatatatatatacttgcttACTGTTACTTTAAAGGACAAATGTCACTTAAGGAGTTTTTTTCTATCTAATAATCCTTTCCTCAGGTGTGAAAACAGAGTAGATTTTTTTGATAAATTAAGTGTATGTACCTTGACAGGATATAACGATTCTTCAGCCATATATAtgaaccttgggtcagacaggttgacagttagtctctatggtctgtGGTTCTGTGCAGGTAGgtaagaccatagagactaactgtcaatTTTCCAAAATTGACTGACCCAagatgcatgtatatggctgaataaTCCTTTCAcctactaaaggtagggatgaggttttctctctctctctctctctttttttttttttttacttgaatttCTATACCTATATCCTGAATGTAAAGGATATGCCCAGAATGAACCTAACCTAAGTCATCCAAAAGTACAAGATGAAGGACAGTGACGTATTACCAGTCCGTAGAGTGGCTGGGCTTAATGCTGAACTTTAAGAAAGTGAAATAGAACTAGAATAGACAGATAACGAGCAGCGGTCAAAGAATACGAGAAACGAAGCCAAGTCAGGGATATCAGAAGACAGGAATTTCAAGAACAAGCCAATTCAATAAAGATAATAAATAGAAAATCAAGAATATAAATGCGTTATTGGGATAACAGGAAACCCACAACAGGATGTTGTGCTCCAGAGCATTAGCGGTTTTATAGATACTGACCCCTGTTTATTGCTTTGCATCATATTTGCATTTACAGAACGTACTTGTGGATAGTCACCAGCATCACACAAGCTTCCCCCAGTGTTACACTTATGACACATACATGCACTTGAATAGCCGGACGTGGTATGGCAGGGTCCTGCAGCAAAAATATTGCGAGAATGACGCAAATATGGATACCCTGGTTCCTTGTTGTTTTCATTATACTTTTATTATACTGAATCTGTGACCAGTCAACCCCCATCCCTTCACACTGTATGGGGAGGTATTTTACAGGGTGAGCACTCATGGTAAGTCTggtctctctgtgttaataaaatTTAAATCGAGGTAAAACGAATCAGTAGCCAGTTACCTACCTTGGTCGAAGAGCCACGAGGAGGAGAGACAGATCCACAGGGAGACACAGATAGGGTAGGCATTTACCACAAGCACAAGCTCTGAATATTTGGGTGTGGTTTGTGGTGGGTCTAAATAACCCAATTGTCACTATTTTAGTACATTTTATTGTATGGGATTtatatccttttatttttttaataatgcagACCAATATTTTTATTCGCAGATGTGCTAGCTGAAAATCCAAAGCCAGTGAAAGTGGGTGAAAAGGTAACCTTAACATGCACGCTGCAAGCATCTGATTATAAAGCTAGACTTGTAACATGGAAAAGGACTATAAAAGACAAAGATGTCACTCTGGGCACGTTCTCTGCTGTGAATAGAGAAATGATTGTAAATCAGTATAAAGACATTTTGAATATCACCACTCCAGGCCTTTATAGCACGGCCATCACAATATGGAAAGCCACAACCAGTGATGAAGGAAATTACAAATGCCTTTTCAGTATCGTTGGAAATCCATCATTAGAAAAACAAATTTTTGTTTCTGTGTACGGTAAGAAATGTTCCTTTTCCAATCTTACTTTGTAGAGGATTTCCTAGAGAGATTATTATAGCACGTTTTACATCAGTATTACATTCATGGTTGGAAGGATTGgaaatgaatgcatgttttttCCAGCCTAATTCTATCTTGACATTCGTAGCCGTAGGACAATAAAACCATGACTTGTGTGACAAAACAGAAACTCAGAGAACCAGAGATCTCAAATTACTAATGTTTACTTAATATCTGTTTCGTTCTAGGACCCCTTCTGTTACAATATTTTCTGTTcacagttatgtattttttatatgtgaTTTAAATCTTAAAAAGTTTTGTTCCATTAGATACATATTTAGATATTTAAACCCTCTTAAATACCTGGAACCAAAACTTgattttacattcaaacacatcttCATGTAACAGATTTATGTTTCTAGTTTGgaaagactagatgggccaaatggttcttattatctgccgtcacattctacgtttctatgttttaatatttttattacattttttaaattatagagCCTGTGAAGGGATCGCTAACGAAATACAATGAAACAACTGATTCCTTCATGGCTATGTGTGTTACATCTAGTTGGCCTGTTGCCGAAGTATCTTGGTTTGGAGTGGGAATGAACAATAAAAATGGCACCCACATGGAGACAATAAATGGAACAGCAACTCTTACAAACTGGATAGTTCTGGACACTAAAAACAAAGGAAAACTGGAGTGCAGAGTCCATCATATGGGGaatattaacacatttaaacTA from Pelobates fuscus isolate aPelFus1 chromosome 1, aPelFus1.pri, whole genome shotgun sequence harbors:
- the LOC134602114 gene encoding OX-2 membrane glycoprotein-like isoform X1, giving the protein MDWKVKEEYLLILCLFASVCMISNAHVDVLTENPKPVKVGEKVTLTCTLQKKDYKARLVTWKRTIKDKDVTLGTFSAVNREMIVNQYKDILSITTPGLYSTAITIWKATLGDEGNYKCLFSVFGASLMEKNIFLSVYEPVKGSLTKYNETSNSFTVMCVTSSWPVAEVSWFGVGTNNKNGTHMEATNGTATLTKWIVLDAKSKSEVTEKLECRVHHMGNNTIFKLPHVLAENPKPVKVGEKVTLTCTLQASDYKARLVTWKRTIKDKDVTLGTFSAVNREMIVNQYKDILNITTPGLYSTAITIWKATTSDEGNYKCLFSIVGNPSLEKQIFVSVYEPVKGSLTKYNETTDSFMAMCVTSSWPVAEVSWFGVGMNNKNGTHMETINGTATLTNWIVLDTKNKGKLECRVHHMGNINTFKLPPPVTGLQPTIILLISGMTLVIIGILAAVFCRSKRKSSSQRISH
- the LOC134602114 gene encoding butyrophilin-like protein 2 isoform X2; the encoded protein is MDWKVKEEYLLILCLFASVCMISNAHVDVLTENPKPVKVGEKVTLTCTLQKKDYKARLVTWKRTIKDKDVTLGTFSAVNREMIVNQYKDILSITTPGLYSTAITIWKATLGDEGNYKCLFSVFGASLMEKNIFLSVYEPVKGSLTKYNETSNSFTVMCVTSSWPVAEVSWFGVGTNNKNGTHMEATNGTATLTKWIVLDAKSKSEVTEKLECRVHHMGNNTIFKLPHVLAENPKPVKVGEKVTLTCTLQASDYKARLVTWKRTIKDKDVTLGTFSAVNREMIVNQYKDILNITTPGLYSTAITIWKATTSDEGNYKCLFSIVGNPSLEKQIFVSVYEPVKGSLTKYNETTDSFMAMCVTSSWPVAEVSWFGVGMNNKNGTHMETINGTATLTNWIVLDTKNKGKLECRVHHMGNINTFKLPLPSRSIRLHPCFCFEIFLGLLIYF